In one window of Syngnathus scovelli strain Florida chromosome 20, RoL_Ssco_1.2, whole genome shotgun sequence DNA:
- the alkbh1 gene encoding nucleic acid dioxygenase ALKBH1, with product MAKMAASVVETGEDAFRKIFKLYKRRTPPPDFNDVIDFSKCVTNDKIFPVKLDSAAVRDSDAAKVGLHPVQDWKAFNLQGYPGFIFITNPFRRGSQPFWVRQCLKTYPQKPNVCNLDMHMSPTDTQDIWTKSVPNLSCPSVGKREPRTLLERLRWVTLGYHYNWNSKTYSANHYTPFPSELHLLSSQIATACGFTGFNAEAGILNYYRSDSSLGIHVDESELDHSRPLLSFSFGQSAIFLLGGTHRQDTPTAMYMHSGDVMIMSGQSRLLYHAVPRIVPANLEVAALEPGHCSWEGGAVVEQVSEEDWTVCSRYIHSSRINMTVRQVLGQGQSFPEIPPLPGHIEEHQEDNTKRKRYSDSPYTEET from the exons ATGGCCAAGATGGCGGCGTCCGTGGTGGAAACCGGAGAGGATGCttttagaaaaatatttaagTTGTATAAGCGCAGAACCCCTCCGCCGGATTTCAACGATGTTATTGATTTTTCCAAATGTGTGACAAATGACAAG ATATTTCCAGTGAAACTAGATTCAGCTGCTGTGCGTGATAGTGATGCTGCCAAGGTTGGATTACATCCTGTCCAAGACTGGAAAGCTTTCAACCTGCAGGGCTACCCAG GGTTCATCTTCATCACTAACCCGTTTCGTCGCGGCTCCCAGCCCTTCTGGGTTCGACAATGTTTGAAGACTTACCCTCAGAAGCCAAATGTCTGCAACCTGGACATGCACATGTCTCCCACTGACACTCAGGATATCTGGACCAAGAGTGTACCCAACCTCAG TTGTCCTTCTGTTGGAAAAAGAGAGCCTAGAACTCTTCTGGAGAGGCTCCGTTGGGTCACCTTGGGTTATCATTACAACTGGAATAGCAAG ACTTACTCTGCAAATCACTACACTCCATTCCCAAGTGAGCTCCACCTTCTGTCTTCCCAAATAGCAACTGCTTGCGGCTTCACAGGCTTCAATGCTGAAGCTGGAATCCTCAATTACTACAGGTCGGATTCCTCTTTAGGAATCCACGTGGATGAATCCGAATTAGATCATAGCCGCCCACTGTTGTCTTTCAG TTTTGGCCAGTCAGCGATTTTCCTCCTGGGTGGCactcacagacaagacaccccCACCGCCATGTACATGCACAGCGGCGATGTGATGATCATGTCAGGGCAGAGCCGCCTCCTTTACCACGCCGTACCTCGCATTGTTCCGGCCAACCTGGAAGTGGCAGCTCTCGAACCCGGGCATTGCAGCTGGGAGGGCGGTGCCGTTGTGGAGCAAGTGTCCGAGGAGGACTGGACTGTCTGCTCTAGGTACATCCATAGCTCCAGGATTAATATGACAGTCAGACAGGTTCTTGGGCAGGGGCAGAGCTTCCCTGAGATACCTCCTCTTCCAGGACACATAGAAGAGCACCAAGAAGATAATACGAAGAGGAAACGTTATAGTGACTCACCCTATACTGAAGAGACATGA
- the slirp gene encoding SRA stem-loop-interacting RNA-binding protein, mitochondrial, producing MAAPAKKVLELFVSKVPWTVASKEMKEYFGQFGQVKRCLLLFDKDTGFHRGFCWVGFSTEEGLNNALQKEPHILEGAKLHVQKNRRPFSARK from the exons ATGGCGGCGCCGGCTAAAAAAGTGTTAGAGCTTTTTGTATCCAAAGTTCCATGGACGGTTGCTAGCA AGGAGATGAAGGAGTACTTTGGCCAGTTTGGACAAGTTAAAAGGTGTCTACTTCTATTT GATAAAGACACAGGGTTCCACAGAGGATTCTGTTGGGTGGGATTCAGCACCGAGGAGGGACTGAACAACGCACTGCAGAAAGAGCCACACATCCTGGAGGGAGCAAAG CTTCACGTTCAGAAGAACCGGCGGCCATTTTCTGCacggaaataa